From one Pseudomonas sp. S35 genomic stretch:
- a CDS encoding carboxynorspermidine decarboxylase, whose product MIKTPYYLIDKQKLLVNMQKIAYVREQSGAKALLALKCFATWSVFDLMQEYMDGTTSSSLYELKLGRQKFEGEAHAYSVAWADDEIEEMLDNCDKIIFNSISQLQRFAERCEGKTRGLRVNPQVSSSDYLLADPARPFSRLGEWDPVKIEGVIEQISGFMFHNNCENGDFNLFDQMLNTIEERFGALLHKVNWVSLGGGIHFTGEGYAIDAFCQRLKAFSQKYDVQVYLEPGEAAITNSASLEVTVLDTLYNGKNLAVVDSSIEAHLLDLLIYRLNAKLAPSDGEHTVMVCGKSCLAGDIFGEYQFDRPLAIGDRLSFIDTAGYTMVKKNWFNGLKMPSIVVKQLDGTVEVVREFGYDDYLSSLS is encoded by the coding sequence ATGATCAAAACGCCGTACTACCTCATCGATAAACAGAAGCTTCTGGTCAACATGCAGAAGATTGCTTACGTGCGCGAGCAGTCCGGCGCCAAGGCCCTGCTGGCGCTCAAGTGCTTTGCTACCTGGTCGGTGTTCGACCTGATGCAGGAATACATGGACGGCACCACCTCGTCGTCGCTGTATGAGTTGAAGCTCGGTCGCCAGAAGTTCGAAGGTGAGGCGCACGCCTACAGCGTGGCCTGGGCCGACGATGAAATCGAAGAGATGCTGGATAACTGCGACAAGATCATCTTCAACTCCATCAGCCAACTGCAGCGCTTTGCCGAACGCTGCGAAGGCAAGACCCGTGGCCTGCGTGTGAACCCGCAGGTAAGCAGCTCCGACTACCTGCTGGCCGACCCGGCGCGTCCGTTCAGCCGCCTGGGCGAATGGGACCCGGTGAAGATCGAAGGCGTGATCGAGCAAATCTCCGGCTTCATGTTCCACAACAACTGCGAGAACGGCGACTTCAACCTGTTCGACCAGATGCTGAACACCATCGAAGAACGCTTCGGCGCGCTGCTGCACAAGGTCAACTGGGTCAGCCTCGGCGGCGGCATCCACTTCACCGGTGAAGGCTATGCCATCGACGCCTTCTGCCAGCGCCTCAAGGCGTTCTCGCAGAAGTATGACGTGCAGGTCTACCTGGAACCCGGCGAAGCAGCGATCACCAACAGCGCCTCCCTGGAAGTGACCGTGCTCGACACCCTCTACAACGGCAAAAACCTCGCCGTCGTGGACAGCTCCATCGAAGCTCACCTGCTGGACCTGCTGATCTACCGCCTCAACGCCAAGCTGGCACCGAGCGACGGGGAACACACCGTCATGGTGTGCGGCAAATCCTGCCTGGCCGGGGATATCTTCGGCGAGTATCAATTTGATCGTCCGCTGGCCATCGGCGATCGGCTGTCGTTCATCGACACCGCAGGCTACACCATGGTCAAGAAAAATTGGTTCAACGGCCTGAAAATGCCGTCCATCGTAGTGAAACAACTCGACGGTACAGTCGAAGTGGTTCGTGAATTTGGTTACGACGACTACCTGTCCAGCCTTTCGTAA
- a CDS encoding saccharopine dehydrogenase family protein → MKKNVLIIGAGGVAKVVAHKCAQHNDELGRIAIASRNISKCQAIIDSVKAKGSLKVPADIQAFALNALDVEATKALIRETESQIVINVGSAFLNMSVLRACIDTGVAYLDTAIHEEPGKVCETPPWYGNYEWNHLQECKEKNITAILGVGFDPGVVNAYAALAQQQHFDRIDSIDILDVNAGSHGKYFATNFDPEINFREFTGQVWSWQNSQWTSNTMFEVKRTDDLPVVGSQNLYLTGHDEVHSLSKNLDVPNVRFWMSFGEHYINVFTVLKNLGLLSEKPVKTAEGLEVVPLKVVKAVLPDPSSLAPGYTGKTCIGDLVKGTKDGQPRELFIYNVACHEEAFAETDSQGISYTAGVPPVAAALLVARGEWDVKHMANVEELPAEPFLKALDVMGLPTRIKDEHGDRAWDAIA, encoded by the coding sequence TTGAAAAAGAACGTTCTTATCATTGGTGCAGGAGGTGTCGCCAAGGTGGTGGCCCACAAGTGCGCGCAGCACAACGACGAACTCGGTCGTATTGCTATCGCGTCGCGCAACATCTCCAAATGCCAGGCCATCATCGACAGCGTCAAGGCCAAGGGTAGCCTCAAAGTACCCGCCGACATCCAAGCCTTCGCGCTGAACGCCCTGGACGTGGAAGCGACCAAGGCCCTGATCCGCGAGACCGAATCGCAGATCGTCATCAACGTGGGTTCCGCGTTCCTCAACATGTCGGTCCTGCGTGCCTGCATCGACACGGGCGTTGCGTACCTCGACACCGCTATCCACGAAGAGCCGGGCAAGGTCTGCGAGACCCCGCCGTGGTATGGCAACTACGAGTGGAACCACCTGCAAGAGTGCAAAGAGAAAAACATCACCGCCATTCTTGGCGTGGGCTTTGACCCAGGTGTCGTCAACGCGTATGCCGCGCTGGCGCAGCAACAGCATTTCGACCGCATTGATTCGATCGACATTCTCGACGTCAATGCCGGCTCACATGGCAAATACTTCGCCACCAATTTCGATCCGGAAATCAACTTCCGCGAATTCACCGGGCAGGTGTGGAGCTGGCAGAACAGCCAGTGGACCAGCAACACCATGTTCGAAGTCAAACGCACCGACGACCTGCCGGTAGTCGGTTCGCAGAACCTCTACCTCACCGGTCACGATGAAGTGCACTCGCTGTCGAAAAACCTCGACGTGCCCAACGTGCGGTTCTGGATGAGCTTCGGCGAACACTACATCAACGTGTTCACCGTACTGAAAAACCTCGGCCTGCTCTCCGAGAAGCCGGTCAAGACTGCCGAAGGCCTGGAAGTGGTGCCGTTGAAAGTGGTCAAGGCCGTACTGCCCGACCCGTCTTCGCTCGCCCCGGGCTACACCGGCAAGACCTGCATCGGCGACCTGGTCAAAGGCACCAAGGACGGCCAGCCGCGCGAGTTGTTCATCTACAACGTGGCCTGCCACGAAGAAGCCTTTGCCGAGACCGACAGCCAGGGCATCTCCTACACCGCAGGCGTTCCACCGGTAGCCGCCGCGCTGCTGGTAGCCCGTGGCGAGTGGGACGTGAAACACATGGCCAACGTCGAGGAACTGCCGGCTGAGCCGTTCCTGAAAGCGCTGGACGTGATGGGCTTGCCGACTCGGATCAAGGACGAGCACGGTGATCGAGCCTGGGATGCGATTGCCTGA
- a CDS encoding DUF6124 family protein translates to MIKDSPNPPDKLFTVRPGLGTETLLVNASQDLSSITDIATHLAFEIDGAQRNVALGICRMLEGVQLLVDKALDDAHPAA, encoded by the coding sequence ATGATTAAAGACAGCCCAAATCCCCCAGATAAACTCTTCACCGTGCGCCCCGGCCTGGGCACCGAAACCCTGCTGGTCAACGCCTCCCAGGATCTATCCTCCATCACCGACATCGCCACTCACCTGGCCTTTGAAATCGACGGTGCGCAACGCAATGTGGCGTTGGGTATCTGCCGAATGCTGGAAGGTGTGCAACTGTTGGTAGACAAAGCATTGGATGACGCCCATCCAGCGGCATGA
- the glsB gene encoding glutaminase B — translation MQALLESILDEVRPLIGRGKVADYIPALADVPANQLGIAVYGNDGSAYRAGDADTLFSVQSISKVFSLVQAIDHGGETIWERLGHEPSGQPFNSLVQLEFERGRPRNPFINAGALVICDINQSRFAVPILSMRDFVRRLSGNPQILVNSVVADSEAQHGARNAAMAYLMKSFGNFHNDVDAVLHSYFNYCALQMSCLDLAKAFSFLANEGTSAHSGEQILTARQTKQVNSIMATSGLYDEAGNFAYRVGLPGKSGVGGGIVAVVPGQFTVCVWSPELNAAGNSLAGIKALELLSERIGWSVF, via the coding sequence ATGCAGGCGCTGCTGGAGTCGATCCTCGACGAAGTGCGCCCACTGATCGGCCGCGGCAAAGTCGCCGACTACATTCCCGCGCTGGCCGATGTACCGGCCAACCAACTGGGCATCGCGGTATACGGCAACGACGGCTCGGCCTACCGCGCCGGTGACGCCGATACGCTGTTCTCGGTGCAAAGCATTTCCAAGGTGTTCAGCCTGGTGCAAGCCATCGACCACGGCGGTGAAACCATCTGGGAGCGCTTGGGGCACGAGCCTTCGGGGCAACCGTTCAACTCGCTGGTGCAGCTGGAATTTGAACGCGGCCGCCCGCGTAATCCGTTCATCAATGCCGGCGCACTGGTGATTTGCGACATCAACCAGTCGCGCTTCGCCGTGCCGATCTTGTCGATGCGCGACTTTGTACGGCGCCTGTCGGGCAACCCGCAGATCCTGGTCAATAGCGTCGTCGCCGACTCCGAAGCCCAGCACGGTGCGCGCAATGCGGCCATGGCCTATCTGATGAAGTCCTTCGGCAATTTCCATAACGACGTGGACGCGGTGCTGCACAGCTACTTCAACTACTGCGCCTTGCAGATGAGCTGCCTGGACCTGGCCAAAGCCTTCAGCTTCCTGGCCAACGAGGGCACCAGCGCCCACAGCGGCGAACAGATCCTCACCGCGCGCCAGACCAAGCAAGTCAACTCGATCATGGCCACCAGCGGGCTGTATGACGAGGCGGGCAATTTTGCCTATCGCGTGGGCTTGCCCGGCAAGAGCGGTGTGGGCGGCGGCATTGTCGCGGTGGTGCCGGGGCAATTTACCGTGTGCGTGTGGTCGCCTGAGTTGAACGCGGCGGGGAATTCGCTGGCGGGGATCAAGGCGTTGGAGTTGTTGAGTGAGCGGATTGGGTGGTCGGTGTTTTGA
- a CDS encoding helix-turn-helix transcriptional regulator yields the protein MKHHRLDLFDPLTAKDADVVPRAVVAVGASSASDTWEHTPHAHRKGQLMYTLRGVIHCEIEAGIWIVPPQCALWIPGGVSHSARGNGEAHVYCLLIDPDAAGALPAQCCTLGVSGLLHELITKAISFPQLYEVDGAQGRLINTLLDELAQAPLEALHLPMPQDSRLRRLANSLLANPADKATLGQWAVRIGMSERSMTRLLLEELGLSFGRWRRQLHVILSLQRLATGDSVQRVALDLGYENASGFITMFRKTVGQPPARYLADRAAVFSATAQCSGHLLPIGMGEKRPKLRSKDYLSNVF from the coding sequence ATGAAGCACCACCGCCTTGATCTGTTCGACCCGCTCACGGCCAAGGATGCCGATGTGGTGCCCCGCGCCGTGGTGGCCGTGGGTGCCAGCAGCGCGTCGGACACCTGGGAGCACACCCCGCACGCCCATCGCAAGGGCCAGTTGATGTACACCCTGCGCGGGGTGATTCATTGTGAAATCGAGGCCGGGATATGGATCGTTCCGCCGCAATGCGCGCTATGGATTCCCGGTGGCGTGTCGCATTCGGCGCGGGGCAATGGCGAAGCCCATGTGTATTGCCTGCTGATCGACCCCGATGCCGCAGGCGCCCTGCCCGCGCAATGCTGTACGCTGGGCGTGTCGGGCCTGTTGCATGAGTTGATCACCAAGGCGATCAGCTTCCCCCAGTTGTACGAGGTCGACGGCGCCCAGGGACGGTTGATCAACACGCTATTGGATGAACTGGCCCAAGCCCCACTGGAAGCCCTGCACCTGCCGATGCCCCAGGACTCGCGCCTGCGTCGCTTGGCCAACAGCTTGCTGGCCAACCCTGCGGACAAAGCCACCCTCGGCCAATGGGCCGTGCGTATCGGCATGAGTGAACGCAGCATGACGCGCCTGTTGCTGGAGGAGCTGGGCCTGAGTTTTGGCCGTTGGCGGCGGCAGTTACATGTGATCCTGTCGTTGCAACGTCTGGCCACGGGCGACAGTGTGCAGCGAGTGGCCCTGGACCTGGGCTATGAAAACGCCAGCGGCTTCATCACCATGTTCCGCAAGACCGTAGGCCAGCCGCCGGCTCGCTACCTGGCAGATCGGGCCGCGGTGTTCAGCGCGACCGCCCAGTGCAGCGGGCATCTCCTGCCCATCGGGATGGGCGAAAAGCGCCCTAAGCTCAGATCGAAAGATTATTTATCGAATGTTTTTTAG
- a CDS encoding aliphatic sulfonate ABC transporter substrate-binding protein translates to MSIRRPLAAALGLLAFSVAVSAAAQDTLRIGYQKSSTLITLLKTQGSLEKALKADNIDVSWHEFPSGLPLLEALNVGNVDISADVADTVPIFAQAAQAKLTYFAQEAPSPSAQAIVVRKDSPIQQLADLKGKKIAVTKAAGTHYLLIAALNKAGLAFSDIEPAYLSPADGRAAFENNKVDAWVTWEPFLTGVQRQLPTRTLADGAGLASYKRYYLTGTPYAKAHPEVLKVVYGELEKAGKWVKAHPQDAAKVLGPLWGNLDVATVEAANAHRSYQVQPVTVEQLGEQQKIADAFFKAGLLPRAVDAKDVETWKP, encoded by the coding sequence ATGTCCATACGTCGTCCCCTCGCTGCTGCTTTAGGGTTGCTGGCCTTCTCCGTCGCCGTGAGCGCCGCGGCCCAGGACACCCTGCGCATCGGCTATCAAAAATCCTCGACCCTGATCACCCTGCTGAAAACCCAAGGCTCCCTGGAGAAAGCCCTCAAGGCTGACAACATTGATGTGAGCTGGCACGAGTTCCCCAGCGGCCTGCCACTGCTCGAGGCGCTGAACGTGGGCAACGTGGATATCAGCGCCGACGTGGCCGACACGGTGCCGATCTTCGCCCAGGCGGCCCAGGCCAAGCTCACGTACTTTGCCCAGGAGGCGCCCTCGCCATCGGCCCAGGCCATCGTGGTGCGCAAGGACTCGCCGATTCAACAGCTGGCAGATTTGAAGGGCAAGAAAATTGCGGTCACTAAAGCCGCTGGCACCCACTATTTGCTCATCGCTGCGCTGAATAAAGCAGGGTTGGCCTTCTCGGATATTGAACCTGCCTACCTGTCGCCCGCCGACGGTCGTGCCGCGTTCGAAAACAACAAAGTCGACGCCTGGGTCACGTGGGAGCCCTTCCTCACCGGTGTGCAGCGGCAACTGCCGACGCGCACCCTGGCCGATGGCGCGGGGCTGGCCAGCTACAAGCGCTATTACCTAACGGGCACGCCGTACGCCAAAGCGCATCCCGAGGTTTTGAAGGTGGTGTATGGGGAATTGGAAAAGGCCGGCAAGTGGGTGAAAGCCCATCCGCAGGACGCGGCGAAGGTGCTGGGGCCGCTGTGGGGCAATCTGGACGTGGCCACGGTTGAGGCGGCGAATGCGCACCGTAGTTATCAGGTACAGCCGGTGACGGTGGAGCAGTTGGGGGAACAACAGAAGATTGCCGATGCGTTCTTCAAGGCGGGGCTGTTGCCCAGGGCAGTGGATGCCAAGGATGTAGAAACCTGGAAGCCTTGA
- a CDS encoding FGGY-family carbohydrate kinase, producing MTNNTPLILAIDEGTSNAKAVLVNELGQVIARGSRPLSVSHPQAGFSEQDPLFIWHSTLAAIEECLAQVDRPITAVAISNQRESVVAWDRQTGEPLSPCISWQCRRSTALCAQLHAQGHEALILEKTGLALDPMFSAGKLRWILDNLDNGHARAAAGEICLGTVDSWLLWKLSGGQVFATDYSNAARTQLFNLHTCGWDPQLLDLFAIPLAALAPIQPSAGFFAETVALGGLPAGIPVMSMIGDSHAALYGQGGFAPGLVKATLGTGSSLMTPMSGPIASTHGLSTTLAWHDGTKPTFGMEGNIVHTGAAVQWASRLVAGESLDALTEQAAQLPDNGGVYFVPALSGLGAPHWKADARGLICGLTEATSGAHILRASLESIGYQIRDVFEAMQQDIASPLKELWVDGGATRNRWLMQFLANLLQRPVVRSLSPEVSALGAAHLAGRALGIWASDEALGQLERQRERFEPQDDPAMAGRYTEWKKALARTLI from the coding sequence ATGACGAACAACACTCCGCTGATCCTGGCGATAGACGAAGGCACCAGCAACGCCAAGGCGGTGCTGGTCAACGAACTCGGGCAGGTGATCGCGCGCGGTTCGCGACCGCTGAGCGTCAGCCACCCCCAGGCCGGATTCTCTGAACAAGACCCGCTGTTTATCTGGCACAGCACCCTGGCGGCGATTGAAGAATGCCTGGCCCAGGTGGACCGGCCCATTACGGCCGTGGCCATCAGCAACCAGCGTGAATCGGTGGTGGCCTGGGACCGGCAAACCGGCGAGCCGTTATCACCGTGCATCAGTTGGCAATGCCGGCGCTCCACCGCGTTGTGCGCCCAATTACATGCGCAGGGGCATGAGGCGCTCATCCTCGAAAAAACCGGCTTGGCCCTCGACCCGATGTTTTCGGCGGGCAAATTGCGCTGGATTCTCGACAACCTCGACAACGGCCACGCCCGCGCCGCTGCGGGTGAGATTTGCCTGGGCACCGTCGACAGTTGGCTGCTGTGGAAACTCAGCGGCGGCCAGGTGTTTGCCACCGATTATTCCAACGCCGCACGCACGCAACTGTTCAACCTGCACACCTGCGGCTGGGACCCACAATTGTTGGACCTGTTCGCGATCCCCTTGGCCGCGTTGGCGCCGATCCAGCCCAGCGCCGGTTTCTTCGCCGAAACCGTCGCGTTGGGCGGCTTGCCTGCGGGCATCCCGGTGATGTCGATGATCGGCGACTCCCACGCCGCGTTGTACGGGCAGGGCGGCTTTGCACCGGGGTTGGTCAAGGCCACGCTCGGCACCGGCTCATCTTTGATGACGCCCATGAGCGGCCCGATTGCGTCCACTCATGGGCTGTCGACCACCCTGGCGTGGCACGACGGCACCAAACCGACGTTTGGCATGGAAGGCAATATCGTCCACACCGGCGCCGCCGTGCAGTGGGCCTCGCGGCTGGTGGCCGGGGAATCTCTGGACGCGTTGACCGAACAGGCAGCGCAACTGCCGGACAACGGTGGCGTGTACTTTGTGCCGGCGCTGTCGGGGCTGGGCGCACCGCATTGGAAAGCCGATGCGCGTGGGTTGATCTGCGGGCTGACGGAAGCCACCTCGGGCGCGCATATCCTGCGGGCGTCGCTGGAGTCCATCGGTTATCAGATTCGTGATGTGTTTGAAGCGATGCAGCAGGATATCGCCAGCCCCTTGAAGGAACTGTGGGTGGACGGCGGCGCCACGCGCAACCGCTGGCTGATGCAGTTCCTGGCCAACCTGCTGCAACGCCCAGTGGTGCGCAGCCTATCGCCGGAAGTATCGGCGTTGGGCGCTGCGCATTTGGCGGGCAGGGCGTTGGGGATTTGGGCGAGTGATGAAGCGTTGGGGCAGTTGGAGCGCCAGCGCGAGCGCTTTGAACCGCAGGATGATCCGGCGATGGCCGGGCGTTACACCGAATGGAAAAAGGCCCTGGCCCGCACACTTATCTAA
- a CDS encoding transketolase C-terminal domain-containing protein, translating into MASEHLASVMVQAFIDAVDAGLDVVPVVSDSTSTAKIGPFVQRFAERLINVGIAEQSLVSVAAGLALGGKIAVTCNAAPFLISRANEQIKVDVCYNQANVKMFGLNAGTSYGPLASTHHSLDDISVMRGFGNVQIFAPADAAECRQIVDYALRYHGPVYIRLDGKALPDVHGADYHFQPGQVDILRQGADVSIVALGSVVHEAVDAAALLAEQGIQAQVINLSSIRPLQRDVLLSALSGTRGVISVEEHNINGGVGSLVAEVLAEAGLGIALIRLGIGDGEYAAAGAREPTRALHNIDAAGIVAAATRLR; encoded by the coding sequence ATGGCGAGTGAACATTTGGCGAGCGTCATGGTGCAGGCCTTTATTGATGCAGTGGATGCCGGGTTGGATGTGGTGCCCGTGGTCAGCGACTCCACGTCCACAGCCAAGATCGGCCCGTTTGTACAGCGCTTTGCAGAGCGCTTGATCAACGTTGGGATTGCCGAGCAGTCCCTGGTGAGTGTCGCAGCCGGCTTGGCCCTGGGCGGCAAGATTGCGGTCACCTGCAATGCGGCGCCGTTCCTCATCTCTCGCGCCAATGAGCAGATCAAGGTGGACGTCTGCTACAACCAGGCCAACGTGAAAATGTTCGGCCTCAACGCCGGCACCAGCTACGGCCCGTTGGCCAGCACCCATCACAGCCTTGACGATATTTCGGTGATGCGTGGCTTCGGTAACGTGCAGATCTTTGCCCCGGCGGATGCCGCCGAGTGCCGGCAGATCGTCGATTACGCGCTGCGTTACCACGGCCCGGTGTATATCCGCCTCGACGGCAAAGCCTTGCCGGATGTACACGGCGCCGACTACCACTTCCAACCCGGCCAGGTGGACATCCTGCGCCAGGGCGCGGACGTGAGCATCGTGGCCCTGGGCTCGGTGGTGCATGAAGCGGTGGACGCGGCCGCGTTGCTGGCGGAGCAGGGCATCCAGGCCCAGGTGATCAATCTGTCGTCGATCCGGCCGCTGCAGCGCGACGTACTGCTCAGCGCCTTGAGCGGCACCCGTGGGGTGATCAGCGTGGAAGAACACAACATCAACGGCGGCGTCGGCAGCCTGGTCGCCGAAGTGCTGGCCGAAGCCGGGCTGGGCATTGCCCTGATCCGCCTGGGTATCGGCGATGGCGAATACGCCGCTGCCGGCGCCCGCGAACCGACCCGCGCCTTGCATAACATCGACGCGGCTGGGATCGTGGCGGCTGCCACTCGGTTGCGGTGA
- a CDS encoding transketolase has product MNAFQYDAHQIQEQARLIRRHVIRLNADSPAGGHTGADLSETDILATLYFRILNTGPERTEDPERDIYIQSKGHGVGGLYCCLAQAGYIPVDWLSTYQHFNSHLPGHPVRQKTPGIELNTGALGHGLPVAVGLALAAKMSGSKKRIYVLTGDGELAEGSNWEAAMAAAKYGLDNLFVIVDKNKLQLAGLTAEIMPLDPLDVKWAAFGFTVSECDGNDVGQLIESLETMQTQTGAPQVLIAHTIKGKGVSFIEARPEWHHRVPKGDEINAALEELNHGE; this is encoded by the coding sequence ATGAATGCCTTCCAGTACGACGCCCACCAGATCCAGGAACAGGCCCGCCTGATTCGCCGGCATGTGATCCGCCTCAACGCCGATTCACCGGCCGGCGGCCACACCGGGGCGGACCTGTCGGAAACCGACATCCTCGCCACCTTGTATTTCCGCATCCTCAATACCGGCCCGGAACGCACCGAAGACCCTGAGCGCGATATCTATATCCAGAGCAAGGGCCACGGGGTGGGTGGGTTGTACTGCTGCCTGGCGCAGGCGGGCTATATCCCTGTCGATTGGTTGTCCACCTATCAGCACTTCAACTCTCATTTGCCCGGCCATCCGGTGCGGCAGAAAACCCCTGGCATCGAGCTCAACACCGGCGCCCTCGGCCACGGCTTGCCGGTGGCGGTAGGGCTGGCGTTGGCGGCGAAGATGTCCGGCAGCAAAAAGCGCATTTATGTGCTGACCGGCGACGGCGAACTGGCCGAAGGCTCCAACTGGGAGGCGGCGATGGCGGCGGCCAAGTACGGCCTGGACAACCTGTTTGTGATCGTCGACAAGAACAAGCTGCAACTGGCCGGCCTCACCGCCGAGATCATGCCACTCGACCCGCTGGACGTGAAATGGGCCGCCTTCGGCTTCACCGTCAGCGAGTGCGACGGCAACGACGTGGGCCAGTTGATCGAGTCCCTGGAAACCATGCAGACCCAAACCGGCGCGCCCCAGGTGCTGATCGCCCACACCATCAAAGGCAAAGGTGTGTCGTTTATCGAAGCCCGCCCCGAATGGCACCACCGCGTGCCCAAGGGCGATGAAATCAATGCAGCACTGGAGGAGTTGAACCATGGCGAGTGA